Proteins co-encoded in one Metabacillus sp. KUDC1714 genomic window:
- the map gene encoding type I methionyl aminopeptidase: MIAKTEEDFNGLKEIGKIVAEIRDEMVQKTIPGITTKELDDIAARLFEKAGAVSAPKGEYDFPGYTCISVNDEVAHGIPGKRVIEAGDLVNIDVSGSKNGYFADTGISFVVGEGDEVLTKICDVAKKAFEAGLEKAKPGSKKSRIGKAVFQTAKQHGFTVIKNLTGHGIGRTIHEAPDHIYNYNDTWDDEILKEGMVIAFEPFISNLEEEVFQKDDGWTYATEKSYVAQLEHTIILTKNGPIILTL, encoded by the coding sequence ATGATTGCAAAAACAGAAGAGGATTTTAATGGTTTAAAGGAAATTGGTAAGATTGTAGCCGAGATTAGAGATGAAATGGTACAGAAAACAATACCGGGAATAACAACAAAGGAGCTTGATGACATAGCCGCTAGGCTTTTCGAGAAGGCAGGTGCTGTATCAGCTCCAAAGGGCGAATACGATTTCCCAGGCTACACATGCATAAGCGTAAATGATGAAGTGGCACATGGAATACCAGGAAAGCGAGTGATTGAAGCAGGTGATCTTGTAAATATTGATGTTTCTGGCTCGAAGAATGGGTATTTTGCAGATACAGGCATCTCGTTTGTGGTAGGAGAAGGTGATGAAGTTTTAACGAAAATATGTGACGTTGCGAAAAAGGCCTTTGAAGCAGGCCTTGAGAAAGCAAAACCAGGCTCCAAGAAAAGTAGAATTGGAAAAGCTGTCTTCCAAACTGCGAAGCAACACGGATTTACTGTCATTAAAAATCTTACAGGACATGGTATAGGGAGAACAATACACGAAGCACCTGACCATATTTATAATTATAATGATACATGGGATGATGAAATATTAAAGGAAGGTATGGTTATCGCATTCGAACCATTTATCTCTAACCTTGAAGAGGAAGTATTTCAAAAAGATGACGGTTGGACATATGCTACAGAAAAAAGCTATGTTGCCCAATTAGAACATACCATTATCCTTACGAAAAATGGTCCAATTATTTTAACACTGTAA
- a CDS encoding VOC family protein, with protein MAVEVYLSFNGNCREVVEFYAEVFGTEQPQISTFGDSPQNPDYPLPEEAKNLVMHTRLTISGSTIMFSDTFPGMPFVEGNNISLAIVSKNLDEIKSAFNKLKDGGNVGMELQETFWSKCYGNVTDKFGIQWQLNYDDGETGM; from the coding sequence ATGGCTGTTGAAGTGTATCTAAGTTTTAATGGTAACTGTCGAGAAGTAGTAGAGTTTTACGCAGAGGTTTTTGGAACTGAACAACCACAAATTTCGACCTTTGGAGATTCACCGCAAAATCCAGATTATCCTCTTCCAGAGGAAGCAAAAAATTTAGTAATGCACACACGACTTACGATTAGCGGAAGCACAATTATGTTTTCTGATACTTTCCCAGGTATGCCATTCGTTGAAGGAAATAATATAAGCCTTGCAATTGTTAGTAAAAACTTGGACGAAATTAAATCTGCATTTAATAAATTGAAAGATGGCGGTAATGTAGGCATGGAGCTGCAGGAAACATTCTGGAGCAAATGCTACGGCAATGTAACAGATAAGTTTGGCATTCAATGGCAATTAAACTATGACGATGGAGAAACGGGAATGTAA
- a CDS encoding DEAD/DEAH box helicase, whose product MNIHLNHKIIIEKCGSASFKRGDAFYRANKITFEYFSHEGCEATVSGTEDFYVTVDQEKGGDFHTKCSCPKLASFQKDCQHVAAVLLSIYEHQCNGTIPISRNNNQSESTKNSSLSNDLLSLFNEQPLRASGHQRHFENRQVLDTELLCKPVILGKGRHMFGIEMKIGPINVQNIRGFLEHVKTGRPFLLSKLFTYNPNLHCFQKETDEVIKQLIQIIYDEKMYLAALPETADYVSHNHLLVIPPSSWDKLFPLLEKAPSAKLENDGYVYDGIHLSNEPLSLQFNFADTESKGYQLKIKGMNQMVVLESYHSVLSEGKLIKLKSEDCKRLSHLKEMLDESGTNQIPIPQEQVGVFLDKVVPGLKKIGHVQLSGRMLEQLDKTPLIAKLFLDRVKNRLLAGLEFHYENVVINPLESFSKLQASSILIRDVVKEEEILQLMDNSSFAKTDGGYFLHNEELEYEFLYHVVPKLQKLLQLYATTAVRNRIFTGNARPKIRIKMKKERTNWLEFKFEMDGIPEKHIREVLLALEEKRKYYRLRNGSILSLETREFEEIKRFMNALPVQNEDLESGLNVPIIRGLQLLDSVDDNYTFTVEESFRQFLENIRNPDRLQFSVPKSLEPILRDYQIHGYKWMKTLAHYGFGGILADDMGLGKTLQSITFVRSELANIREKQLPALIICPSSLTYNWLSEFMKFAPDIQAIVVDGNKTERSDIQKNVKDIDVVITSYPLLRRDIKWYEKQAFHTVFFDEAQAFKNPVTQTAKAVKKLHADYRFALTGTPVENSLEELWSIFHVVFPELFQGLKDYSNLTRKTIARRIRPFLLRRLKEDVLSELPEKKESIELVDLLPDQKKLYTAYLAKLRHDTLKHLDKDTLRKNKIKILAGLTRLRQICCHPGLFVDGYKGSSAKFEQLLKIVEESKLSGRRVLIFSQFTKMLNLIGRDLTAKGKPFFYLDGQTPSDERVEICQRFNAGKRDLFLISLRAGGTGLNLTGADTVILYDIWWNPAVEEQAADRAHRFGQKNVVQIIKLVAKGTIEEKMNELQEKKRHLIEEIIDSKEKNSSTLTEEDIREILMI is encoded by the coding sequence TTGAACATACATTTAAACCATAAAATTATTATAGAAAAGTGCGGTTCCGCCTCCTTTAAAAGAGGGGATGCTTTTTATCGCGCAAATAAAATAACATTTGAATATTTCAGTCATGAGGGTTGTGAAGCAACGGTTTCAGGTACGGAAGATTTCTATGTAACCGTTGATCAGGAAAAAGGTGGAGATTTTCACACGAAATGTAGCTGTCCTAAGCTTGCTTCCTTTCAAAAGGATTGTCAGCATGTTGCCGCTGTTTTACTATCGATTTACGAACATCAGTGTAATGGAACTATTCCTATTAGTAGGAACAACAATCAGTCTGAGTCTACAAAAAATTCATCATTATCAAATGATTTATTGTCCCTTTTCAATGAACAGCCTTTAAGGGCAAGTGGCCATCAGCGCCACTTTGAAAACAGGCAAGTACTTGATACAGAGCTTTTATGTAAACCGGTTATTTTAGGTAAGGGACGTCATATGTTTGGAATAGAAATGAAGATCGGTCCAATTAATGTCCAAAATATTAGGGGATTTCTCGAGCATGTGAAGACTGGTAGACCATTCTTGCTTTCTAAGTTATTCACATACAATCCAAACCTTCATTGTTTTCAAAAAGAGACAGATGAAGTGATTAAACAGCTCATTCAAATAATTTATGATGAAAAAATGTATCTTGCGGCATTGCCTGAAACTGCAGATTATGTAAGTCATAATCATCTCTTAGTAATTCCTCCATCTTCTTGGGACAAGCTTTTTCCTTTACTTGAGAAAGCACCCTCGGCGAAACTAGAAAATGATGGGTATGTGTATGACGGTATTCATTTATCAAATGAGCCTCTATCCTTACAGTTTAATTTTGCTGATACAGAGAGTAAGGGATATCAGCTGAAGATCAAAGGAATGAATCAAATGGTTGTATTGGAATCATATCATTCTGTCCTTTCAGAAGGAAAACTAATAAAGCTTAAAAGTGAGGATTGCAAACGACTTTCACACCTAAAAGAGATGCTAGATGAATCAGGAACAAATCAAATTCCAATTCCTCAGGAGCAAGTTGGTGTTTTTCTTGATAAAGTGGTGCCAGGCTTAAAAAAAATTGGCCATGTCCAATTATCGGGAAGAATGCTTGAGCAGCTTGATAAGACACCGTTAATAGCCAAACTATTCTTAGATAGGGTGAAAAATCGTCTGCTTGCAGGATTGGAGTTTCATTATGAAAATGTGGTGATTAATCCATTGGAGAGTTTTTCTAAGCTCCAAGCAAGTTCTATTCTCATAAGGGATGTAGTGAAGGAAGAGGAGATTTTGCAGCTAATGGATAACAGTTCGTTTGCCAAGACGGACGGCGGATATTTTTTGCATAACGAAGAGCTGGAATATGAGTTTTTGTACCATGTTGTTCCAAAGCTCCAAAAGCTTCTCCAACTATATGCCACTACAGCAGTGAGAAACCGAATATTTACAGGAAATGCTCGTCCGAAGATCAGGATAAAGATGAAAAAGGAGAGAACGAATTGGCTTGAATTCAAATTTGAGATGGACGGAATTCCGGAGAAACACATTCGTGAAGTACTATTAGCTCTTGAGGAAAAGCGAAAGTACTACCGCTTAAGAAATGGATCGATCCTTTCGTTGGAAACAAGGGAGTTTGAAGAAATTAAACGTTTCATGAATGCACTTCCTGTACAGAATGAAGATCTAGAAAGTGGTTTGAATGTACCAATTATCCGAGGTTTACAGTTATTAGATTCAGTTGATGACAATTATACCTTTACGGTAGAGGAATCGTTTCGTCAGTTTTTAGAAAATATCAGAAATCCAGATAGATTGCAGTTTTCTGTGCCGAAAAGTCTGGAGCCGATATTACGCGACTACCAAATACATGGCTACAAATGGATGAAAACTCTTGCTCATTATGGATTTGGAGGAATCCTTGCAGATGATATGGGATTAGGGAAAACGCTGCAAAGTATTACATTTGTACGATCAGAGCTTGCTAACATCCGTGAAAAACAGCTTCCAGCTCTTATTATTTGCCCTTCATCTTTGACGTATAACTGGCTTAGTGAATTTATGAAATTTGCTCCTGATATACAAGCTATTGTCGTTGATGGTAATAAAACAGAACGGAGCGATATCCAGAAGAATGTAAAGGATATAGATGTAGTCATTACATCTTACCCATTGTTGCGAAGGGACATTAAATGGTATGAAAAACAAGCTTTTCACACTGTGTTTTTTGATGAGGCACAAGCCTTTAAAAACCCCGTTACTCAAACAGCAAAAGCGGTGAAGAAACTTCATGCAGATTATCGCTTTGCCCTAACAGGTACACCTGTAGAGAATTCGCTTGAGGAGCTGTGGTCGATTTTTCACGTTGTCTTTCCTGAATTATTCCAAGGATTAAAGGATTACAGTAACCTCACAAGAAAAACGATTGCTAGAAGGATCCGCCCATTTTTGCTTCGAAGGCTGAAAGAGGATGTCCTTTCAGAGCTTCCTGAAAAAAAAGAGTCGATCGAATTAGTAGACCTACTTCCTGATCAGAAGAAGCTTTACACTGCTTACTTGGCAAAACTAAGACACGACACGCTGAAACACCTTGATAAGGATACACTTCGGAAAAATAAAATCAAAATCCTCGCTGGTTTGACCCGATTACGACAGATTTGTTGTCATCCAGGCTTGTTTGTCGACGGCTATAAAGGAAGCTCAGCGAAATTTGAACAGCTACTGAAAATCGTAGAGGAATCAAAGCTTTCAGGAAGAAGGGTATTGATTTTTTCACAGTTTACGAAAATGCTAAATCTCATTGGTAGAGATTTAACTGCTAAAGGGAAACCATTTTTCTACCTTGATGGACAAACTCCTTCAGATGAGCGAGTGGAGATCTGTCAGCGGTTTAATGCAGGTAAACGTGATTTATTCCTCATTTCCTTGAGGGCAGGCGGAACAGGTCTTAATCTGACGGGTGCCGATACTGTTATCCTCTACGATATTTGGTGGAATCCAGCAGTTGAAGAGCAAGCAGCAGATCGTGCCCATCGCTTTGGCCAGAAAAATGTGGTGCAAATCATCAAACTTGTTGCCAAAGGCACAATCGAAGAAAAAATGAATGAACTTCAAGAGAAAAAACGCCATCTTATTGAAGAAATCATCGATTCCAAGGAGAAAAACTCATCTACTCTTACTGAAGAAGATATTCGCGAAATATTAATGATATAA